One Armatimonadota bacterium genomic window carries:
- the lgt gene encoding prolipoprotein diacylglyceryl transferase, protein MYPTIFQIGSFKLASFGLMMVIAFLASLMLARKRAPKFGISADSLSDVAFWAILSGILGARVFFIIQDIPYYSKHVGELLSIQFQGLTSFGGFIVGGLVAAYVCKKKGIPILACMDLVAPAFILGHAIGRIGCLLNGCCHGAPAKSAFPFLAYSSEINAYCVPAQLYDSAMNIGVLFLLLSLEKRSHRRAGYTLGMALILHGLTRFIYEFFRAGTSSTTIGLGNLPITDGHIMAVVIMIVGGFFVLRSKPVEVPAVQ, encoded by the coding sequence ATGTATCCAACGATTTTCCAAATCGGAAGCTTCAAGTTGGCTAGCTTCGGGCTCATGATGGTCATCGCCTTCTTGGCGTCCCTCATGCTCGCCCGAAAGCGCGCTCCGAAATTTGGAATCAGCGCCGACAGCCTATCCGACGTCGCCTTCTGGGCCATCCTGTCTGGAATTCTCGGTGCCCGAGTTTTCTTCATCATTCAGGACATCCCCTACTATTCCAAGCATGTCGGCGAACTGCTCAGCATCCAATTCCAAGGTCTGACCAGCTTCGGCGGATTCATCGTCGGTGGTCTCGTCGCCGCCTACGTCTGCAAAAAGAAGGGCATCCCCATCCTCGCTTGCATGGATCTCGTCGCCCCAGCCTTCATCCTTGGCCACGCAATTGGCCGGATCGGCTGTCTGCTAAACGGATGCTGCCACGGCGCACCCGCCAAGAGCGCTTTCCCGTTCCTGGCCTACAGCAGTGAGATCAACGCCTACTGCGTGCCCGCCCAACTCTACGATTCGGCGATGAACATCGGCGTTCTCTTCCTGCTGCTCTCGCTCGAAAAACGATCTCACCGCCGAGCAGGATATACGTTGGGCATGGCCCTCATCCTCCACGGCCTCACGAGGTTTATTTACGAATTCTTCCGTGCGGGAACATCCAGCACGACCATCGGTCTCGGCAATCTCCCCATCACCGATGGGCACATAATGGCAGTTGTGATCATGATCGTCGGTGGTTTCTTCGTCCTCCGCTCCAAGCCAGTCGAGGTTCCAGCCGTACAATGA
- a CDS encoding PEP-CTERM sorting domain-containing protein, whose protein sequence is MKIRACTLAISSLFIGFSVTAQADVILDTFGSTGGGFDQVLSYTISTNDVVDRPFSVNGTYSLDSIDVALIGFGSDLVQLDLCSDDAGNPGSIIESFSILTNPGTTMIYSVTSVLQPVLSTGNYHLKMSMDSNSAGWCWTTNPGVKPIDFSFDQGATWHLQNTVDITTRITATAVVPEPASFAVLGLGAFALIRRRRTA, encoded by the coding sequence ATGAAAATTAGAGCCTGCACTCTAGCTATTTCTTCGCTATTCATCGGTTTTTCGGTCACCGCACAGGCCGATGTTATCCTCGACACCTTTGGTTCCACTGGTGGAGGGTTTGACCAAGTTCTCAGCTATACCATTAGTACGAACGACGTGGTGGATCGGCCATTCTCCGTGAACGGCACCTACTCGTTGGACTCCATCGATGTCGCCCTCATCGGCTTTGGCAGCGATCTTGTGCAACTCGATTTGTGTTCCGACGACGCGGGAAACCCAGGTTCCATTATTGAATCGTTTTCCATTCTCACGAACCCGGGCACGACGATGATCTACTCCGTCACATCCGTGCTGCAGCCAGTTTTGTCGACCGGCAACTACCACCTCAAGATGAGTATGGATTCAAACTCGGCGGGCTGGTGTTGGACCACCAATCCGGGAGTCAAACCCATCGACTTTAGTTTTGATCAGGGAGCTACTTGGCATCTGCAAAACACGGTCGACATTACCACTAGAATAACCGCGACGGCAGTTGTCCCAGAGCCTGCCTCTTTCGCAGTTCTCGGCCTTGGTGCCTTCGCGCTCATTCGCCGCCGTAGAACAGCCTAA
- a CDS encoding family 43 glycosylhydrolase, with protein sequence MSHNDPVQMSGNPVFPGWYADPELHLFAGRYYIYPTYSALYEDQTFFEVFSSDDLTNWTNEGRGLDFADVPWSTNRAAWAPSVAEKDGRYYMYFSAGDGAGIGVAVADNPQGPFVDALGHPLIKEYHHGAQPIDAHAYVDDDGQAYLYYGGWKHAVVVQLGEDMISTVGDFQEITPELYVEGPFMIKRKGLYYFMWSEGSWGDASYSVAYAKSKSPYGPFVRHGKVLQSDPNIGNSAGHHSVLQIPNTDEWYICYHRRPIEETARDHRVTCIERMFFDENDDIVPVVLTHEGVPARPIDQT encoded by the coding sequence ATGAGCCACAATGACCCCGTGCAAATGTCCGGCAATCCGGTTTTCCCTGGCTGGTACGCCGACCCCGAACTCCACCTCTTCGCGGGCCGCTACTACATCTATCCGACCTACTCCGCCCTTTACGAAGACCAAACCTTCTTCGAGGTCTTCTCGTCCGACGACCTAACCAACTGGACCAACGAAGGCCGAGGCCTCGATTTCGCCGACGTTCCTTGGAGCACCAACCGCGCCGCTTGGGCACCGTCCGTCGCCGAAAAAGACGGCCGTTACTACATGTACTTTTCTGCCGGTGATGGCGCAGGAATCGGTGTCGCCGTCGCCGACAACCCCCAAGGCCCGTTCGTCGACGCCCTCGGACACCCACTCATCAAGGAATATCACCACGGTGCGCAGCCAATCGACGCCCATGCTTACGTCGATGACGACGGTCAGGCCTACCTCTACTATGGCGGTTGGAAGCATGCGGTAGTCGTCCAGCTCGGCGAGGACATGATCTCCACCGTAGGCGACTTCCAAGAGATCACGCCCGAGCTCTACGTCGAAGGCCCCTTCATGATCAAACGCAAGGGCCTCTACTATTTCATGTGGTCCGAAGGCTCCTGGGGCGACGCCTCCTACTCGGTGGCCTACGCCAAGTCCAAATCGCCCTACGGCCCGTTCGTCCGCCACGGAAAAGTCCTCCAAAGCGACCCGAACATCGGAAACAGCGCCGGACATCACTCCGTCCTCCAAATCCCGAACACTGACGAATGGTACATCTGCTACCACCGGCGTCCCATCGAGGAAACCGCCCGCGACCACCGCGTTACGTGCATCGAGCGAATGTTCTTCGACGAGAACGACGACATCGTCCCCGTCGTGCTGACGCATGAAGGCGTTCCCGCCCGGCCGATCGATCAAACCTAA
- a CDS encoding sigma-70 family RNA polymerase sigma factor, whose translation MLQIAVAQPGCAAPGQQTRSDYERFLASHLPRLNSLAFSYTRPDHELAKDIVQEAVIKGYQAYMNRTLCLDNQAKAWFATVIRNEFLMHKRKNKRIAGPPDEQTPGIDGRREFENVGLRDVLTRAIDELPDDQRECVVLVDIHQFDYEETAAILQIAVGTVRSRLSRARMKLASRLNSLECTL comes from the coding sequence ATGCTTCAAATTGCCGTCGCACAACCCGGCTGCGCCGCGCCAGGACAGCAGACGAGGTCGGACTACGAGCGTTTTCTCGCCAGTCATCTTCCTCGCCTGAATTCTCTGGCCTTCAGCTATACGCGGCCCGACCACGAACTCGCCAAGGACATTGTCCAAGAGGCCGTGATCAAGGGTTATCAAGCCTATATGAACCGCACCCTTTGCCTGGATAACCAAGCCAAGGCGTGGTTCGCGACGGTGATCCGCAACGAGTTCTTGATGCACAAGCGGAAGAACAAGCGGATCGCGGGACCGCCGGACGAACAGACCCCTGGGATCGACGGTCGGCGCGAATTTGAGAACGTCGGTCTGCGGGACGTCTTGACGCGGGCTATTGACGAATTACCCGACGACCAGCGAGAATGTGTCGTGCTGGTCGACATCCACCAATTCGATTATGAGGAAACTGCGGCGATCCTCCAAATCGCGGTGGGTACCGTTCGATCTCGTCTCTCTCGGGCAAGGATGAAACTTGCTTCCCGTCTGAACTCGTTGGAGTGCACCTTATGA
- a CDS encoding methyltransferase domain-containing protein — protein MQSAEYARMYELEDRYWWFVARRELALQFLAQVAPANATILDVGCGTGKGQDAFGSLGTVYGVDFSQDALEFCHQRGLTRIARADAQALPLQSNSFDVVVTLDTIEHVPDDQKAIAEIARVLKPGGHILINVPAYQWLWGPHDVALMHHRRYSRTQVRKLLEANGFEIERLTYHIFFLFPLVAISRFLSKFKKGDPDAKLPNLPRFVESIFSLFQRAEAAIIVRSNLPWGSSIVAVAKKK, from the coding sequence TTGCAAAGCGCAGAGTATGCCCGCATGTACGAGTTGGAAGACCGCTATTGGTGGTTCGTGGCTCGACGGGAACTTGCCCTCCAGTTCCTCGCCCAAGTCGCTCCTGCCAACGCCACCATCCTTGATGTAGGTTGCGGCACCGGCAAGGGTCAGGACGCCTTTGGCTCGCTTGGAACCGTGTACGGCGTTGACTTTAGCCAAGATGCTCTCGAATTCTGTCATCAGCGTGGCCTTACACGCATTGCCCGCGCCGATGCCCAAGCCCTCCCTCTCCAATCGAATTCGTTCGACGTCGTTGTCACTCTCGACACGATCGAGCACGTTCCCGACGATCAAAAGGCCATCGCCGAGATCGCCCGCGTCCTCAAACCTGGTGGCCACATCCTCATCAACGTTCCCGCCTACCAATGGCTTTGGGGGCCTCACGATGTCGCCCTCATGCACCACCGGCGCTACAGCCGAACCCAAGTGCGCAAGCTCCTCGAAGCCAACGGCTTCGAAATCGAGCGGCTGACCTATCACATCTTTTTCCTTTTCCCCCTCGTCGCCATCTCCCGCTTCCTCAGCAAGTTCAAAAAAGGCGACCCCGACGCCAAGCTCCCCAACCTTCCGCGCTTTGTCGAAAGCATTTTCTCCCTGTTCCAACGCGCCGAAGCCGCGATCATCGTCCGGTCCAATCTTCCGTGGGGCAGCAGTATCGTCGCCGTGGCCAAGAAAAAATGA
- a CDS encoding DUF3052 family protein yields MTAPGYSGKPLAEKLGLKPGMVAISIDAPDDYEQFLSSPVEIAQQIGDKAPNFVHIFVIERARMDALLSDLFSRIDRDGMVWVSWPKKSSKVPTDIDENIIRDVCLPMGWVDVKVCAVTDVWSGLKLVIRKELRR; encoded by the coding sequence ATGACCGCCCCCGGCTACTCCGGCAAACCACTAGCCGAAAAGCTCGGCCTCAAGCCTGGCATGGTCGCCATTTCCATCGACGCTCCTGACGACTATGAGCAATTCCTCAGCAGTCCCGTGGAGATCGCCCAGCAAATAGGCGACAAAGCGCCAAATTTTGTCCATATTTTCGTCATCGAGCGCGCTCGCATGGACGCCCTCCTGTCCGACCTCTTCAGCCGCATCGACCGCGACGGCATGGTCTGGGTATCGTGGCCCAAGAAAAGCTCGAAGGTCCCTACCGATATCGACGAAAATATCATCCGCGATGTCTGCCTCCCAATGGGCTGGGTCGACGTCAAGGTGTGCGCCGTCACCGACGTTTGGAGTGGTCTCAAGCTCGTCATCCGCAAAGAGCTTCGCCGCTGA
- a CDS encoding prepilin-type N-terminal cleavage/methylation domain-containing protein, whose protein sequence is MCEYRAKSHKLGFTLIELLVVIAIIAILAAILFPVFAQAKAAAKKTTMISNFKQIGIATAMYTTDYDGNFMLSNSGSINGPGWGFGPPDTVPGQQMQPYVKNTRIHIDPMDPWQSEDQRIKDQLQYMGNPTTPTAEQKMYALMVRSNIGYNYAFFSPWRVVPMTSGYYVGSASTNESGVGNPSNTLMYGTSIWDRAGGSPYGGGNWVVETPCWQDANGNMMRPMSSYACGTGDCTLASYPNGWSNNGASWIVYGGLWPFYNQISLDNISPGLKDGHVIIGMADTSTKSRPLKSITAGCTAWGTGQFKGTVTDPDKFIWDLD, encoded by the coding sequence ATGTGCGAATATCGTGCTAAGAGCCATAAGTTGGGCTTTACGCTCATCGAACTCCTCGTCGTGATTGCAATTATTGCTATTCTTGCAGCCATTCTCTTCCCCGTCTTCGCCCAGGCCAAGGCCGCAGCCAAGAAGACCACCATGATCAGCAACTTCAAGCAGATCGGCATCGCCACTGCTATGTACACGACTGACTATGATGGCAACTTCATGTTGTCGAACAGTGGAAGCATCAATGGCCCAGGTTGGGGATTCGGACCCCCCGATACCGTGCCTGGACAGCAAATGCAACCGTACGTCAAGAACACTCGGATTCACATCGATCCGATGGATCCTTGGCAATCGGAAGACCAAAGAATCAAAGACCAGCTCCAGTACATGGGCAACCCGACCACCCCGACGGCCGAGCAGAAGATGTATGCGCTGATGGTGCGAAGCAACATCGGCTACAACTACGCCTTCTTCAGCCCGTGGCGCGTCGTTCCGATGACGTCCGGCTACTATGTCGGATCGGCTTCGACGAACGAAAGCGGTGTCGGCAACCCGTCGAACACGCTGATGTACGGAACGTCGATTTGGGACCGAGCCGGCGGTTCGCCCTACGGCGGTGGCAACTGGGTCGTTGAGACTCCGTGCTGGCAGGACGCAAATGGCAACATGATGCGACCGATGAGCTCCTATGCCTGCGGCACAGGCGACTGTACGCTGGCTAGCTACCCGAACGGTTGGTCGAACAACGGCGCTTCGTGGATCGTGTACGGCGGTCTGTGGCCGTTTTACAACCAGATCTCGCTGGACAACATCTCGCCAGGTCTGAAGGACGGACACGTCATCATCGGTATGGCGGACACGAGCACCAAGTCTCGCCCGCTGAAGTCGATCACTGCCGGATGCACGGCATGGGGAACCGGCCAGTTCAAAGGAACGGTTACCGACCCCGACAAGTTCATCTGGGACCTCGATTAA
- the tgt gene encoding tRNA guanosine(34) transglycosylase Tgt, translated as MPGVHFELLSICPHTKARRGRLHTPHGTVETPFFMPVGTQGSVKTVGSEDLEALGFEQVLSNTYHLSLRPGADLVQSFGGLHEFMSWRGSILTDSGGYQVMSLSDMRSINDDGVKFKSHLDGSTHFLSPERSIEIQAKLGVDISMMLDECPPYPCTRDEAAAAMNRTHRWAHRNLAARQGDQAIFGIVQGGVHEDFRTESAQAISELPFDGVAIGGVSVGEPTEMQYPVVQHTAPLLPADKARYLMGVGHPKDILHAVACGVDMFDCVLPTRMARHHCLYTLEGRVNCIGKKWQEHKGPFDEQSVFPATERYSAAYVRHLFKSGEPLGPRLASLHNLAFYARLMREIRDAIANGTWPALVDRYSRA; from the coding sequence ATGCCCGGCGTCCATTTCGAACTGCTCTCTATCTGCCCGCACACCAAGGCCCGCCGAGGACGCCTCCATACCCCCCACGGCACCGTCGAAACCCCCTTCTTCATGCCCGTCGGCACTCAAGGCTCAGTTAAAACCGTTGGATCAGAAGACCTCGAGGCTCTAGGATTTGAGCAGGTCCTGAGCAATACCTATCACTTATCGCTCCGACCCGGAGCCGACCTCGTTCAAAGCTTTGGCGGCCTCCACGAGTTCATGTCCTGGCGAGGTTCCATTCTCACTGACTCGGGCGGCTACCAGGTCATGTCCCTCAGCGACATGCGCTCCATCAATGACGACGGCGTCAAATTCAAATCCCATCTCGACGGCTCGACCCATTTCCTTTCCCCGGAGCGAAGCATCGAAATCCAGGCCAAGCTCGGCGTCGATATCAGCATGATGCTCGACGAGTGTCCGCCCTACCCTTGCACCCGCGACGAGGCTGCCGCAGCCATGAACCGCACCCACCGCTGGGCCCACCGCAACCTCGCCGCTCGCCAAGGCGATCAGGCGATCTTCGGCATCGTCCAAGGCGGCGTTCACGAAGATTTCCGCACCGAGTCCGCCCAAGCCATCTCCGAACTCCCCTTCGACGGCGTCGCCATCGGTGGTGTCAGCGTCGGCGAGCCCACCGAGATGCAATATCCCGTGGTCCAGCACACCGCCCCGCTACTGCCCGCCGACAAGGCCCGCTACCTGATGGGTGTCGGCCACCCGAAAGACATTCTCCACGCCGTTGCGTGTGGCGTCGACATGTTCGACTGCGTCCTCCCCACCCGCATGGCCCGCCACCACTGCCTCTACACGCTCGAAGGCCGCGTCAACTGCATTGGCAAAAAGTGGCAGGAGCACAAGGGCCCGTTCGACGAACAAAGCGTCTTCCCTGCCACCGAACGCTACTCGGCCGCCTATGTCCGCCACCTCTTCAAGTCCGGCGAGCCTCTCGGCCCACGCCTCGCGTCGCTCCACAACCTCGCCTTCTACGCCCGGCTGATGCGCGAAATCCGTGACGCCATCGCTAACGGCACCTGGCCCGCCCTTGTCGACCGATACTCCAGAGCCTAG
- a CDS encoding RNA-binding protein — translation MFALNFYSDLYGDVLKNNRKTVTIRMGDKSDKYTEGMVVWVTIGPRFGRRQKLYSAILDRVEVKPISELSPRDIERENPEFRTQDDVIGLLSRVYGDLITPTHTVTVIYFSRIDE, via the coding sequence ATGTTTGCTCTGAACTTCTACTCTGATCTCTACGGAGATGTCCTCAAAAACAACCGAAAGACCGTCACGATTCGCATGGGGGACAAGTCGGATAAGTATACGGAAGGGATGGTCGTTTGGGTTACGATCGGTCCGCGGTTCGGACGCCGTCAGAAACTTTACTCCGCGATTCTCGATCGAGTGGAAGTCAAACCGATCTCGGAGCTATCTCCGCGAGACATCGAGCGAGAGAACCCGGAATTTCGCACACAGGACGACGTGATCGGGCTTTTGAGTCGGGTGTATGGCGACTTGATTACGCCGACGCATACGGTTACGGTGATTTACTTCAGCCGAATTGACGAGTAG
- a CDS encoding alpha/beta fold hydrolase produces MIVWLVIVLGILYLLLLLGVAYCFVFPFRTPIFISPGFLGVPQEWIEFEDSGTGRLLRGWWVPKEDPEVVMVCAHGYMMNRAELAPFAPRFQNWPIAFLFFDLPAHGASRGRKSGFGYKERTAVASAVAEAKRRYPNAKIVLAGSSMGAAASAFALAESPNLADALILDSCYDRLVEAITGWWLFIGGKTLQYVLYPASFFGMPLSGVNPFRIVVSSALAKIAKPTLILHGGADTLAPPSAAKTNFDALAGPKSMVIFDGRNHSEARWEEPDRYFEAIEAFLQENGLADHRSK; encoded by the coding sequence ATGATAGTTTGGCTGGTCATCGTCCTAGGAATCTTGTATTTACTCCTGCTCCTGGGCGTTGCCTACTGCTTCGTCTTCCCTTTCCGCACCCCCATTTTCATTTCCCCCGGCTTCCTCGGGGTTCCACAAGAGTGGATTGAATTCGAAGATTCCGGCACCGGACGCCTGCTCCGAGGATGGTGGGTGCCAAAAGAGGATCCCGAAGTCGTCATGGTCTGCGCCCACGGCTACATGATGAACCGAGCCGAACTCGCTCCCTTCGCGCCCCGATTCCAAAACTGGCCGATCGCCTTCCTCTTCTTCGACCTCCCTGCCCACGGCGCGTCCCGAGGGCGAAAATCGGGGTTCGGCTACAAAGAGCGAACCGCCGTCGCATCTGCCGTCGCCGAAGCCAAGCGCCGCTACCCAAACGCCAAGATCGTCCTCGCTGGGTCGAGCATGGGGGCCGCCGCTAGCGCCTTCGCCCTTGCCGAGTCGCCCAATCTCGCCGACGCCCTCATTCTAGATTCCTGCTACGACCGCCTCGTTGAAGCGATCACCGGCTGGTGGCTCTTCATCGGCGGCAAAACCCTCCAGTACGTCCTCTACCCCGCGTCCTTTTTCGGTATGCCCCTCTCCGGCGTCAATCCCTTTCGCATTGTCGTGTCCTCCGCGCTGGCCAAAATCGCCAAGCCAACGCTGATTCTCCACGGTGGAGCCGATACCCTCGCCCCGCCGTCGGCCGCCAAAACCAACTTTGACGCCCTCGCGGGGCCAAAATCTATGGTCATTTTCGATGGCCGCAACCATTCCGAAGCCCGGTGGGAAGAGCCCGATCGCTACTTCGAAGCCATCGAAGCTTTCCTGCAGGAAAACGGATTAGCCGACCATCGGTCAAAATAG
- a CDS encoding glycosyltransferase produces MPRVSILLTCYNHKKYIPVALDSIRAQTFTDYEIIALDDGSTDGTREWLADQTGIRVVFNEQNLGTYGTLNKGLDYATGEYIAVFNDDDVWMPTKLEKQVALLDSNPKVGLVHTEGEFIDGEGNIMEGEPLGFKFPRFETGDILLDLVYENKVIASAALFRRSIVDEIGGFNEFYFGSGDWEMWFRIAERYDVGCVNEKLSQYRVHGANASHKLEKIWRDDERLRDWMIPRLEDLGDRFPKEKVQAAIAHCWAALGTVRMLNGDARSARAAYRASMHVMPGRIKNYLRFAATFAGKKVFRKLL; encoded by the coding sequence ATGCCGCGAGTCTCCATTCTGCTAACCTGCTACAACCACAAGAAGTACATTCCGGTGGCCCTAGACAGCATTCGCGCGCAGACCTTTACCGATTACGAAATCATCGCCCTCGACGATGGCTCCACCGACGGCACCCGCGAATGGCTCGCCGACCAAACCGGAATCAGGGTGGTTTTCAACGAGCAGAATCTCGGCACTTACGGCACCCTCAATAAGGGCCTCGACTACGCCACCGGCGAGTACATCGCCGTCTTTAATGACGACGACGTCTGGATGCCCACCAAGCTCGAAAAGCAAGTCGCCCTCCTCGATTCCAACCCAAAAGTCGGCCTTGTCCACACCGAAGGCGAGTTCATCGACGGTGAAGGAAACATCATGGAAGGCGAACCTCTCGGATTCAAATTCCCCCGTTTCGAAACCGGCGATATCCTCCTCGACCTCGTCTACGAAAACAAGGTCATCGCCTCCGCCGCCCTGTTCCGTCGAAGTATCGTCGACGAGATCGGCGGCTTCAACGAGTTCTACTTCGGCTCCGGAGACTGGGAGATGTGGTTCCGAATCGCCGAACGCTACGACGTCGGATGCGTCAACGAAAAGCTGAGCCAGTACCGCGTCCACGGCGCGAACGCCTCCCACAAGCTCGAAAAGATTTGGCGCGACGACGAACGCCTACGCGACTGGATGATCCCGCGCCTCGAAGACCTCGGCGATCGCTTTCCAAAGGAGAAGGTCCAAGCCGCCATCGCCCACTGCTGGGCCGCTCTCGGCACCGTCCGAATGCTCAACGGCGACGCTCGCTCAGCCCGCGCCGCCTACCGAGCCAGCATGCACGTCATGCCCGGTCGAATCAAGAATTACCTCCGCTTTGCCGCCACTTTCGCGGGCAAAAAGGTCTTCCGCAAACTGCTTTAG
- a CDS encoding PEP-CTERM sorting domain-containing protein (PEP-CTERM proteins occur, often in large numbers, in the proteomes of bacteria that also encode an exosortase, a predicted intramembrane cysteine proteinase. The presence of a PEP-CTERM domain at a protein's C-terminus predicts cleavage within the sorting domain, followed by covalent anchoring to some some component of the (usually Gram-negative) cell surface. Many PEP-CTERM proteins exhibit an unusual sequence composition that includes large numbers of potential glycosylation sites. Expression of one such protein has been shown restore the ability of a bacterium to form floc, a type of biofilm.), translated as MRKAIVLGLLCLPAFSHADVYRYAEFFASQTGIPGSMTGQIVVSPTQTVGISYSGNVVAESQINNTGTYYYTGYNGGPSYYTNAVVQNAPSRTDIIALSGQTTNVITNTITFSAPVKNPIMDIVSLGSPAQLSHYDFSTPFTILSQGPGYWGSGSMWTNDNLRLYGMEGSGVIMFSGTYTSISFTASPFEYWSGFTVGVVPEPSSMLAIGLGGVLLLRRRKRA; from the coding sequence ATGAGAAAAGCAATCGTCCTCGGTCTTCTTTGCCTACCGGCGTTCTCGCACGCGGACGTCTACCGATACGCCGAATTCTTTGCGAGCCAGACCGGGATTCCGGGTTCGATGACGGGCCAAATCGTGGTGAGTCCGACGCAGACGGTTGGCATTTCGTACAGCGGGAATGTCGTTGCGGAGAGTCAGATCAACAACACGGGCACCTACTACTACACCGGGTACAACGGCGGGCCGAGCTACTACACGAACGCGGTGGTCCAGAATGCGCCGAGTCGGACCGATATCATTGCCCTCTCTGGCCAGACCACGAACGTGATTACGAATACGATCACGTTTTCTGCGCCGGTGAAAAATCCGATCATGGACATTGTGAGCTTGGGGTCGCCGGCTCAGTTGTCGCACTACGACTTTTCGACGCCGTTCACGATTTTGAGCCAGGGCCCTGGCTATTGGGGTTCGGGTTCGATGTGGACCAACGATAACCTGCGGCTGTACGGCATGGAGGGGAGCGGCGTGATCATGTTCTCCGGGACGTACACCTCGATCTCGTTCACGGCGTCGCCGTTCGAGTACTGGAGCGGGTTCACCGTTGGAGTCGTGCCAGAGCCATCGTCAATGCTCGCGATTGGGCTTGGTGGAGTGCTGCTCCTTCGCCGACGAAAGCGCGCCTAA
- a CDS encoding aminotransferase class V-fold PLP-dependent enzyme, which produces MTTKNPRIYLDNAATTALLPGVQSRISEVMASFGNPSSLHAHGREAKHEIDWAREKVSQALGCLFAEVVFTGSGTEAANLAIVGAALANSDYRRNRILLSAVEHHCVLHTRPLLERLGYQVELIPVDRESKVRLDAIEELVTDDVLFVSLMSANNETGMIQPVEAAAKIAHTRGALLHCDHVQGFLKDVSNPCQFADLVSVAAHKVNGPKGVGALAVLNGTKIKPLVTGGEQEREMRGGTENLLGIVGFGAAIAGHQTQSYRPMRDALRARLLAAGAVPTVANPDETLDTHLHVRFPGIDAETLLIRLDREGISASSGAACSSGSIEPSHVMLACDYTETEAKEGVRFSLGYGNTAEEIERASTLIAEAVQSIRGKRNG; this is translated from the coding sequence ATGACAACCAAAAATCCGCGAATTTACCTGGATAACGCCGCAACTACCGCACTCTTACCGGGTGTTCAGTCACGGATTTCCGAGGTCATGGCTTCGTTTGGCAACCCCTCCAGCCTCCATGCCCACGGTCGCGAAGCCAAGCACGAGATCGACTGGGCTCGCGAAAAAGTCTCCCAAGCCCTCGGTTGCCTCTTCGCCGAGGTCGTCTTCACCGGAAGCGGAACCGAGGCCGCCAACCTCGCCATCGTCGGTGCCGCCCTCGCCAATTCCGACTACCGCAGAAACCGAATTCTCCTCAGCGCCGTCGAGCACCACTGCGTCCTCCACACGCGTCCCCTGCTGGAACGTCTCGGCTACCAAGTCGAACTCATTCCCGTGGACCGAGAATCGAAGGTCCGCCTCGACGCCATAGAGGAGCTTGTAACGGACGATGTGCTCTTTGTCTCACTGATGAGCGCCAACAACGAAACCGGCATGATTCAGCCCGTCGAAGCCGCCGCAAAAATCGCTCACACAAGAGGAGCCCTCCTCCACTGCGACCACGTCCAAGGATTCCTCAAGGACGTTTCCAACCCTTGCCAGTTTGCTGATCTCGTCTCCGTCGCCGCTCACAAAGTCAACGGCCCGAAAGGCGTCGGGGCGCTCGCCGTCCTCAACGGAACAAAAATCAAGCCGCTCGTCACCGGTGGCGAACAAGAGCGCGAGATGCGCGGCGGGACCGAAAATCTGCTCGGCATCGTCGGCTTCGGCGCCGCCATCGCCGGACACCAAACCCAAAGCTACAGACCAATGCGCGACGCGCTTCGCGCTCGGCTCCTCGCCGCCGGGGCCGTCCCCACCGTCGCCAACCCCGACGAAACCCTCGATACTCACCTCCACGTCCGCTTCCCCGGCATCGACGCCGAAACCCTCCTCATCCGCCTCGACCGCGAAGGCATCAGCGCCAGTAGCGGCGCCGCGTGCAGCAGCGGCAGCATCGAGCCATCCCACGTCATGCTCGCCTGCGATTACACCGAAACCGAGGCCAAAGAAGGCGTTCGGTTCTCACTCGGGTACGGAAACACCGCCGAAGAAATCGAGCGGGCGAGTACCCTTATAGCCGAAGCCGTGCAGAGTATTCGGGGGAAAAGAAATGGATAG